The Candidatus Auribacterota bacterium genomic interval TTGTCATCAATGTGTGGTATTTTAAACTATTTCTATCCGCGATGCAATAGGCGCGGATTTTTCAGGAACGTACGCGAGATTAACAGATCCACAGCGGTGATACACAGGTGAACGCGGGAGAGCGGCTCGCGCTACCATCTCCTGTGCGCGAGGCTCTCGATGGCTGCGGGGAGGTGGTCAATGATGTCGGAGGCGATGAGGGCGCGTTCGCCGAGGAGCAGCGCGGCGCGGTCTCCCGCGTCGCCGTGGACGAACACCCCCGCTCGGGCCGCATCGGGTGCCGACATCCCCTGGCCCCAGAACGAGGCGATGACTCCCGAGAGCACGTCGCCGCTGCCGCCGGAGGCCATGCCGGGGTTGCCGCTCGCGTTGAGGGAGAGACCGCCCGCAGCGGTGGCCACGACCGTCAGGGCCCCCTTGAGGGCGAGTGTGATCCCGTAGTCGCGGGCAAACCCTTCCGCTGCGGCGAGCCTGTCGTTCAGAATAGCGGCGGTATCTCTCTTGAGGAGGCGCGCCATTTCGCCGGGGTGGGGGGTGAGTATGACCTGAGACTCCATCTTCTTGAGGACGCTCGCGTCCTCCGCGAGCGCGTTGAGGCCGTCGGCATCAATGAGCATCGGCGTGCGCAGATTCGCGGCGAGCGTCCTCACCATCTGGACAGTCTCCTGATGCCGCGAGAGCCCCGGGCCTATCACCGCGATGTCGAATCGGTCAGCGACACGGAGAATCTCTTCACCCGCTTCCCTCCCGAGCGTGCCCGCCGCTGTTTCAGGCAACGGAAGGGTCATCGCCTCCGTGAGCTTCACCTCCAAGATGGGGTTGAGGCTGCGGGGCGCCGCAACCGTCACGAGGCCCGAGCCCGCCCGCATGGCGGCCGAGGCCGCGAGGCAGGCGGCGCCGGTCATGCCGGGAGAGCCCGCGACGATGAGGATGCGGCCGTAGTCGCCCTTGTGTGACACGCGTCGGCGCGGGGGAAAAAGATTGTAGAGGTCTTGCTCGACGGTGAGCTCCCCCTCGCCCGGGACGTCGCGGACCGAATCTTCCGGGAGGCCGATGTCTGCCACGCGGATCCGGCCGCTGTGCTCAAGGCCGTCTGCGCGGACCAGGCCGATCTTCGGGAGCCCCATCGTTACCGTGGCCGATGCCCGGACGGCGACACCGCAGGCGCGCCCGCTCGTGGCGTCGAGACCCGAGGGGACGTCTATGGCGACCACCATCTCATGCAGGCCGCAGATGAAGAATATCGCCTCGGCGAAATGCCCGGAGACATTGCCTTTCACCCCGGTCCCCAGGATGCCGTCAATGACGAGGTCAAACGCCCCCGCGCACTCTCTCAGGCCCTCGAGCTCTTCCAGGGTCTCCGCCCTGACCAGATCGGCTCCCGTCTGCTCCAGGCGCTGGAGGTTTTCTCGCGCGTCCCCGGTGATCTCCCTCCTGCCAGAGAGCAGGATCGTTTTTGTCTTTATTCCCTCCGCCTCGAGATGCCTCGCCGCGACGAACGCATCGCCGCCGTTGTTTCCTTTCCCCACGAAGAGGAGAGCCCTCCTGCGCAATCCCCCATCGGCAATCATCGATGCGGCGCAGCGGGCGACTGCCGCGCCCGCCCTCTCCATCAGCTCCATCGAGGGAATCCCGCGCTCGCGAATGGCGATCCGGTCGAGCTCCCTCATCTGTTCAGCCGTGACCAGCTTCATTGTCTATTCCTCACCACGGAGGACACAGAGTAAAGTTTAATATAGCTCGCCGCAGATTTGCGCGGATTAATTCTCACCACAGATGAACACGGATACACACGGATCATTTCTTGTTCGAGAAACCAGAAACGAGAAACTGTTGTTGCCGTTGTAACAATCTCCGTGCTCTCCGTGACTTCTCCGTGCCTCCGTGGTGAAACGTTGAATCACAGTTGGGTCGGTCCCAGTTTGAGCAGATCGAGCATCTCCCGCACTGCCTCTTCCAAGCCGACGAAGATTGCCCGGGAAATGATGCTGTGCCCGATATTCAGCTCCTCCAGGTGGGGAATAACAAGGACGGGACGTACGTTCCCGTACGTCAGGCCGTGGCCCGCGTTGATCCTGAGTCCTTTGCCGGACGCAAATTCACCCATTGAGATGAGCTTGTCGAGCTCGGCCTGTCGCTCAGTCGCCCCTTGCGCGCTGGCGTAGCAGCCGGTGTGGAGCTCGATGAAATCTGCCCCCGTTCCGGCAGCGGCGCTTATCTGATCCTCAACGGGATCTATGAAAATGCTGACCGTGATACCGGCCGCCTTCAGGCGCTTCGCCGCTCCGGTGATCTTGCCACTGTTTCCGGCGGCGTCGAGCCCGCCCTCCGTGGTGACCTCGTCTCTCTTCTCAGGGACAAGGCACACGCTGTCAGGCCTCACCCGCTCGGCGAACGAAATGATCTCCCCGGCGACCGCCATCTCGAGGTTGAGTCGCGTGCGGATCTTTTTCCTGAGCATCTCCACGTCGCGGTCCTGGATGTGCCGTCTGTCCTCGCGCAGGTGTACCGTGATGCCATGGGCACCTGCGAACTCACAAAGCGCCGCGGCGGCGACGGGGTCGGGTTCAACCGTCAGGCGCGCCTGGCGGACGGTCGCGACATGGTCTATGTTTACCCCGAGCTTGATCATAATACCGCTCCTCGAATTGGCTCCTGCCTCCTTGCGTTGGACGCTACTATACTATAATCCGATGAATCCGGCAACGCGGCAGGGAAAGTGGTATCGTGGTCTGAACCTCGAATAACCATGCTCATACTCGCCCTACGTATTCCACCTTTGTTCCATTTCGTAGGTGTCCGTCGCTCGCCTAAAAATACCTCCCGTGACTGAGGCTGTACATAAAAAATAGTTGTCGCTCCACCCGCCATCATCCCTTGGTTTTTCAATCCGGGATGGCTATAATAGGCTTCTCACGAGGCACCTTGAGATGAGAGAGAAGTGGACGTCGAAGATAGGGATCATAATGGCCGTCGCCGGTTCGGCAATCGGCCTGGGCAACTTCCTGCGTTTCCCCTCGCAGGCCGCGCAGAACGGCGGTGGCGCGTTCATGATCCCGTATTTTATTTCCCTCCTCCTCCTCGGCTTACCACTGATGTGGATTGAGTGGGCGATCGGCAGGTACGGCGGTATTTTTGGGCACGGAAGCGCGCCCTTGATTTTCAATCGCCTCTGGCAGCACCGCACGGCGAAATACTTCGGTGCGATAGGCATCTTCGGGCCGGTCGCGATCTTTATCTATTATATATATATCGAGAGCTGGCTCGTTGGCTACTGCGCTTTTTCGCTTACGGGCACCCTGCGCCACCATGCCACGAGGGAGGGAATGCTCGCTTTCCTCCAGCGCTACCAGGGGATAGGGTCGAGCCGCCTCTTTTTGTACTCGTATCTGTTTTTCCTTGTTACTTTCTTCGTCAACTTTGCCGTCATCTATCGGGGTCTGAAGGGCGGTATTGAGACGCTGTGCAACATCGCTCTCCCCATCCTGTTCCTCTTTGCCATCGTCATCGTGGTGCGGGTGCTGACAGTCGGCGCCCCAAACCCGGCCCATCCCGACTGGAACATCTACAACGGCATGGGATTTCTATGGAACCCGGATTTCAGCGCGCTGCTCAACTCCAGGGTGTGGCTCGCCGCCGCGGGGCAGATTTTCTTCACCCTGAGCGTCGGCATCGGGGTCATCATCACCTATGCGAGCTACCTCTCGAAGGGGGACGACATCGTGCTTTCGGGACTCACGGCAAGCTCCCTCAACGAGTTCGCCGAGGTCATCCTCGGCGGCTCGATTGTCATCCCGCTCGCCTTCGCCTTTTTCGGGCACGCCGGGGCGCAGGAGGTCGCGAAGAGCGGGAGCTTCAACATCGGGTTTGTCACGATGCCGCTCATCTTCTCGAACATGTCGCACGGAATGCTATTCGCCTTCCTCTGGTTCTTCCTGCTCTTTCTCGCGGGCCTCACCTCGAGCATTTCACTCCTGGAACCCGCGGTCGCTTTTCTGAAAGACGAGTTCTCCATATCGCGGAAGAAGGCGGTGGTGCTGATCGCCGCGGCGACATTAATCCTCTGCCAGTTCCCGATCTTCTTCCTCGCAAGGGGAGTGATGGATGACATCGACTTCTGGGCGGGGTCGTTCTTCCTCGTGGTATTCGGCATGGTAGAATGCGTGCTTTTCGTGTGGGTTTTTGGCATCCAGAGGGCCTGGGATGAGATACACCACGGGGCGGAGCTCTACGTGCCACGTTTCTACAAGTTCGTTATCAAGTACGTGACTCCGTCATTCCTGATCCTCATCCTCGCGTTCTGGTTCTTCCAGCAGGCGGTGCCGACCTTCCTCCTGAGGGGCGTGCCGCGAGAGAATGTTCCCTATATCATCGCGACGAGGGTGGGGCTGTTTGGCATGTTTGCGGCTATCATGGTGCTGGTACGGAAGGCATACCGCGTAAAATTTGGAGAGTCGAAATGACCTGGAGCGGCTGGTTATTTTTAATCCTTTCCTGGAGCCTGATACTCGGCCTGGTCATCTTTTGTGTCTGGAGAGCTTTGAAGGAGCCGTACAAGGACCTATAGGAAATGGCGCGGCGAGGAAGGGGGGGAGTCCATGGAAGATGAGCGGGAACAATGGTACTATAAAACCTCCGTGCTGGTGATCGCACTCCTGTGCGTCGGCCCCCTCGCGCTGCCACTCCTCTGGTTCAACCCGCGCTTCAGGCTGGCGACAAAGATACTCCTGAGCGCGGCAGTGCTCGTCGCGACCTACTACTCGATCATCCTCATGCGCCAGTCGATCGACAACATTATGACCTACTACCGGCAGATCCAGGAACCGTTCGACGTGCCCGCCCGTGCCGTTGTCACGCCCCGCTGACGCCTCGCGCGCTCCCGCCGCCCTCGGCGTGGTGCACGCGGTGCGGAGCGGATCATCCGAGCTCTTTGCCGATGACGTCGGCGATCTCACGAGCCATCGCTTCGATCGACTTTCTGTTTTCCCCCTCAACCATCACCCGAGCGATGCGCTCGGTGCCCGAGTAGCGTACGAGAACGCGCCCCTCGTCTCCCAGGGAGGCCTGGACCTTTTTGATCCTCTTGACAACCCCGGGCAGATCGTCGAACCGCTTCTTGTGCCTGACCTTGATGTTCACGAGCACCTGGGGATATTTCTTGATCCGCTTCCGGAGGTCGGAGAGCTTCTTCTTTGAGGAGCGCATGATCCGCAGCACCTGGAGGGCGGTGATCATGCCATCGCCGGTCGTGGTGTAGTCCCTGAAGATGATGTGCCCCGATTGCTCGCCCCCCAGGGTTGCATTCTGCCCGAGCATCTTTTCCACGACATAGCGGTCACCCACACGGGTCCTCAGCATTTTGATTCCCGCCTTCTTCATCGCGTGCTCGAGGCCGCAGTTGCTCATCACCGTTGCGACGAGGAGGTTCCCCTTCAGGGCACCGCTCGCCTTCATGTCCAACGCGCATATCCCCATGATAGTATCCCCATCCATGATCTGGCTCTTCTCGTCAACCATGATCGCCCTGTCCGCGTCGCCGTCGAGGCAGATTCCCAGGTCGGCGCGGTGCGC includes:
- a CDS encoding NAD(P)H-hydrate dehydratase, which produces MKLVTAEQMRELDRIAIRERGIPSMELMERAGAAVARCAASMIADGGLRRRALLFVGKGNNGGDAFVAARHLEAEGIKTKTILLSGRREITGDARENLQRLEQTGADLVRAETLEELEGLRECAGAFDLVIDGILGTGVKGNVSGHFAEAIFFICGLHEMVVAIDVPSGLDATSGRACGVAVRASATVTMGLPKIGLVRADGLEHSGRIRVADIGLPEDSVRDVPGEGELTVEQDLYNLFPPRRRVSHKGDYGRILIVAGSPGMTGAACLAASAAMRAGSGLVTVAAPRSLNPILEVKLTEAMTLPLPETAAGTLGREAGEEILRVADRFDIAVIGPGLSRHQETVQMVRTLAANLRTPMLIDADGLNALAEDASVLKKMESQVILTPHPGEMARLLKRDTAAILNDRLAAAEGFARDYGITLALKGALTVVATAAGGLSLNASGNPGMASGGSGDVLSGVIASFWGQGMSAPDAARAGVFVHGDAGDRAALLLGERALIASDIIDHLPAAIESLAHRRW
- a CDS encoding pyridoxine 5'-phosphate synthase, which codes for MIKLGVNIDHVATVRQARLTVEPDPVAAAALCEFAGAHGITVHLREDRRHIQDRDVEMLRKKIRTRLNLEMAVAGEIISFAERVRPDSVCLVPEKRDEVTTEGGLDAAGNSGKITGAAKRLKAAGITVSIFIDPVEDQISAAAGTGADFIELHTGCYASAQGATERQAELDKLISMGEFASGKGLRINAGHGLTYGNVRPVLVIPHLEELNIGHSIISRAIFVGLEEAVREMLDLLKLGPTQL
- a CDS encoding sodium-dependent transporter, giving the protein MREKWTSKIGIIMAVAGSAIGLGNFLRFPSQAAQNGGGAFMIPYFISLLLLGLPLMWIEWAIGRYGGIFGHGSAPLIFNRLWQHRTAKYFGAIGIFGPVAIFIYYIYIESWLVGYCAFSLTGTLRHHATREGMLAFLQRYQGIGSSRLFLYSYLFFLVTFFVNFAVIYRGLKGGIETLCNIALPILFLFAIVIVVRVLTVGAPNPAHPDWNIYNGMGFLWNPDFSALLNSRVWLAAAGQIFFTLSVGIGVIITYASYLSKGDDIVLSGLTASSLNEFAEVILGGSIVIPLAFAFFGHAGAQEVAKSGSFNIGFVTMPLIFSNMSHGMLFAFLWFFLLFLAGLTSSISLLEPAVAFLKDEFSISRKKAVVLIAAATLILCQFPIFFLARGVMDDIDFWAGSFFLVVFGMVECVLFVWVFGIQRAWDEIHHGAELYVPRFYKFVIKYVTPSFLILILAFWFFQQAVPTFLLRGVPRENVPYIIATRVGLFGMFAAIMVLVRKAYRVKFGESK